The window AGGATGTCCAGATCGTCCAACTGCTTACGGTATGCCCCTTCGTCGGGATGCCCCGGTACCCACCGGTCCTCGACGTAACAGTTCAGACCCGCCAGGTCGACATCCTTGAAGAGCGTGTCATCCCAGTAAATGCGGTAGATGCTCTCGTTATCCTCAGCCAGCCAGTCACGGGCGGCCCAGAAGGGGTTGATGGATTCCTCGATTGGATAGAAGGAATCCTCGAAGAACGATGCACCCCGGTAGTCCTTCATAAGCTGACTTTTCCATGCCGCGCCGAGCCCCAGAAACCGGTCGAAAATCTTCGGGGACGCGGCAAGTAACAGAAGCAGACGATTCAAAAACGCATCGCGGACAATGCGCTTCCGGGCGCAGACGTCACTCATCCGCTCGACCAGATCGGATCGCAGAACAAAGGTTACGAGCTTCTTGTCTGGCAGCAGGTCGAACTTTCGGGCAACGAATGCGCGGGCCGCCTCCGAATTTGCCACAGCCACTTCCTTATCCAGACAGTCGAGTTCGACTTCCAGGATCCGGCTGAGGTAAGCGTCTCTCCGCAGGCAGGCGGCGGTCATTTTCACTTCCAGCTTGTCGAGAATCGGTCGCCAAACCTTTACTGCTACTTTTTGAGCGGTTACTTCTGTTGCTGGCGCTTCCATGATGACTCCCCGCACATGATCGAGTCGCCATGATAGTTGTGCAATTGCAATTTGTCAATATTTGCGTTGCCATTCAGCAATGCTGCGCCCTCTCATAAAACCCCACTCCCACGCGCCGGATACGGTCGAGCACGTCGGCGTCGGTAATGTCGGCGCGCAGTGACAGATCAACGGCTTCCTGCAATTGCAGAAATGCCTGCGAGAAGTGATCGAGCCGCCGGATCCAGCGGATGTCCGGCGCATTCATTCTCGCTCCCCGAAAATTGCCGTGCCCACGCGCACGATGGTCGCGCCTTCCATTATCGCCGCTTCGAGATCGTGGGACATGCCCATCGACAGCGTGTCGAGGCCGAGACCGTCACCGTTGATCGCGTCGCGCAGTTCGCGCAACGCCGCGAAGCGCCGTCTCGCAGCGGCTGACTCTTCCGTCGGTTCGGGAATCGCCATCAGCCCGCGCAGCCTCAGGTTCGGCAGACCGGCGACCGCCCGGCACAGGCCGGCGGCCTCCGAGGGCGCACAGCCGGCCTTGCTCGCCTCGCCCGAGAGGTTGACCTCGACGCATACGTTGAGCGGCGGGCGGTCCGCCGGCCGCTGCGCGGAAAGCCGCTCGGCGATCTTCAGGCGGTCCACGCCATGCACCCAGTCGAAGGATTCCGCCACTGGCCGCGTTTTGTTGCTTTGCAGGGGGCCGATGAAGTGCCATTCGAGATCGAGGTCGGAAAG is drawn from Candidatus Nitricoxidivorans perseverans and contains these coding sequences:
- a CDS encoding YggS family pyridoxal phosphate-dependent enzyme: MTSICANLQVIGVRIAAACAASGRDPAEVLLLAVGKTWPAHSLREAAACGQRAFGESYVQEAVAKIGELSDLDLEWHFIGPLQSNKTRPVAESFDWVHGVDRLKIAERLSAQRPADRPPLNVCVEVNLSGEASKAGCAPSEAAGLCRAVAGLPNLRLRGLMAIPEPTEESAAARRRFAALRELRDAINGDGLGLDTLSMGMSHDLEAAIMEGATIVRVGTAIFGERE